In Deltaproteobacteria bacterium, the sequence ATCCGAAGGGCCTGAAGGCCGCCCGCGAGTACCAGAAGGAGGTCCGGGGGGAAGCCCGCTGATGCCCGCCGAGCGCCTCCTTCTGGAGACGCCCGAGCGAGTCGGCCTCGATCTCGAGATCGTGGGGCTGGGGCCGCGCGCCCTGGCCTTCATGCTCGACGCCTTCATCCTCTTCCTCTGGTGGATCTTCGCCGTCTTCGTCCTGGGGCTCCTGACCCGGGGTGACGCCGTCGGCTGGTACGAGGGGCTCTCGGATCTGATCCGGACCCTCCTCTTCGTCGCCATCTTCGCGGTGAACTGGGGCTACGGCCTGATCTTCGAGTGGGCCTGGAACGGCCAGACCCCGGGCAAGCGGGTCGTCGGGCTGCGGGTCGTGCGCCGCGACGGCAGGCCCTACGACCTGGTCACCTCCGCGGTGCGCAACCTCTCCCGCCTCGTGGACGGCTTCCCCTTGAACACCTACGCGATCGGCCTGACCACCGTGGCGGTCACCACCGAGCACCGCCGCCTGGGCGACCTGCTCGCCGGGACCGTGCTGGTGCGGGACGCGCCCCCGGATCTCTCGGTCTACGGTAGCGGCGGCGGGGTGGAGACCGAGGGGCTGGAGCGGATCGCCCCCCTCGAGGCGCAGGTCTACGAGACGGTGGCCGACTACCTCGACCGGCGGGAGCACCTCGATCCGGCGGTGCGGGAGAAGGTCGCCCGCGCCACCCTGGAGATCGTCCTCTCGGGGAGCCGGGATCCGGCCGGGGAGCGTTCGGCGGCCGGGGAGGGCGGCGCCGCCATCGACGCCTACCTGCGGCGCCGGATGGAGGCGAGCCGGGCCACGCGTCGCGGCGCCGGGGTCGGCGCGGCGGCCCTCCTGCACTTCGTGGCGCGGCGGCGGGAGGACTGGGAGCACCTCGCCGACGCCCTCGACCGCCTGGTCCTCGGCCGGGCCTCCCTGGCGGACCTCGAGGACCTCGACAACCTCTACCGGCAGAGCAGCCGCGACCTGGCCTGGGTGCAGACCCGCTACCCGGGCTCCACCGCCTCCCGCTACCTGCAGGGCCTCTGCGCCCGGGCCTACCGGGAGGTCTACCGGGGCACGGGCGACCGCCGGGAGGCCTTCCGGGCCTTCTGGCGGCGCGACTTCCCGCTGGCGGTCTGGGACTCGCTGCCGCAGGTGCAGCTCGCGACCTTCCTCCTCGCCCTCGGCGCGCTGACCGGCGCCCTCCTGGTCCACCTCGATCCGGCCGTGGCGGACGACGTCCTCGGGCCGGCGCTGATGGAGACGGTGCGCTCGGGGAGGGTCTGGACCGACGACCTCCTCTCGGTGGCGCCCCCCTCCCTGGTGAGCGCCCGCATCTTCACCAACAACCTCTCGGTGACGATCGCCGCCTTCGCCGGCGGCCTCACCTTCGGGGTCTGGACCATCGTGCTCCTGATCCTCAACGGCGCGCTCCTCGGCGTCGCCTTCGCCGCGACGGCCATGCACGGGGTCTCGGGCAACCTCCTCGACTTCATCGCGGCCCATGGCCCGGTGGAGCTCTCGGTGATCGTCCTGGCCTCCGCCGCGGGGCTCAAGCTCGCGGTCGCCCTCCTCCTGCCCGGAGAGCTCCCCCGGGGTGACGCGCTGAAGACCCACGGCCGCACGGCGGTGCGGATCGTCCTGGGCGGCGCGCCCCTCCTGGTGGGGGTGGGGCTCATCGAGGGCTTCGTCTCGCCGGGGAGCTTCTTCCCCACCTGGCTGAAGGCCACCCTGGGCCTCGGCCTCGGGGTGATGGTCTGGGTCTACCTCCTGCGCTTCGGCCGCCGCGCCTGGCTCGAGCGCGCCGCGGGGGCAGCCCGGGCGCCCGAGGTCTGGTAGACAGCCGCCCCGTGACCACGATCGTCTCCATCGATGGAAAGCTGGTGCCCCCCGAGGGCGCCACCATCTCCGTCTTCGACCGGGGCTTCCTCTACGGCGACTCGGTCTACGAGGTCGTGCGCACCTATCAGGGGCGCCCCTTCGAGCTGGGCGCCCACCTCGACCGCCTGGCGCACTCGGCGGCCCGGATCGGCCTGCGCCTGCCCTGGAGCCGCGAGCAGCTGACCCGCGCGGTGAACGACATCCTGGAGGCCTCGGGGCACGGCGCGCAGGAGCGCGAGAGCTACCTGCGGATCGTCGTCACCCGGGGCTCGGGAGAGATCGGCCTCGATCCCTCCCTGGCCGTCGAGCCCCGCACCATCCTCATCGCGCGCGTCCTCGAGCAGCCCGCCGTGGAGGCCTACCGCGAGGGAGTGACCGTGGCCCTGGTCGGGGGTCGGGAGGGGCTGCGCCGGCACGTCGATCCTTCCGCCAAGACCGGCAACTACCTGCCGAACGTCCTCGCGGTCGCCGAGGCCCGGGAGCGCCACGCCTACGAGGCGGTGATGGTCGACGAGCGAGACCGCCTCACCGAGGGCTCCTCCAGCAACGTCTTCCTGGTGCAGTTCGGCATCGTCCGCACGCCACCCCTCGCCGTCGGCATCCTCGAGGGGGTCACCCGCCGCACGGTGATCGAGGTCTGCCGGGAGGCGAAGATCCCGGTGGAGGAGGCGCGCCTGACCACCGCCGACCTGCACAGCGCCGACGAGGCCTTCCTGACCTCCTCCATCCGCGAGATCGTCCCCATCACCCGGGTCGAGGATCAGCCGGTGGGGACGGGGAAGGTCGGCGACGTCACCCGCGCCGTGCAGGCCGCCTTCCGGGGCCGCACCGGTCCGCCCTTCGGGGAGCCGCGATTCTAGGATGGCCGTCGAGCTCGTGAAGGGGGAGGACGGCGTCTCCCGCTGCTGGTGGGCCACCTCGACGCCCGCCTACGCGGCCTACCACGACCAGGAGTGGGGGCGGCCCACGGCCGATGACCGCTGGCTCTTCGAGAAGATCTGCCTGGAGGGCTTCCAGGCGGGGCTCTCCTGGCTGACGATCCTCAACAAGCGCGAGCGCTTCCGGGAGGTCTTCGCCGACTTCGAGATCGACCGGGTCGCCCGCTTCGACCGGCGCTCGGTCGAGCGCCTGATGAAGGACGTGGGCATCGTCCGCAACCGCAAGAAGATCGAGTCGACGATCCACAACGCGAAGCGGGCGCGGGAGCTGCGGGCCGAGCTCGGCTCCCTGGCGGCCTTCGTCTGGCAGTTCGAGGCGCCGCCGCGCAAGCGGGTCGAGCTCGTCAGCCAGAGCGCCGAGTCGGTGGCGCTCAGCAAGGCATTGAAGAAGCGCGGCTGGAGCTTCGTCGGCCCCACCACGTTGTACGCCTTCCTGCAGGCCGCGGGCGTGGTGAACGACCACCTGCCGGGCTGCGCCGCGCGTCAGGGCTGCCTGGACGAGCGCGCCCGCTTCGAGCCGCCTCGCCCGCGGTAGGCGAGCGCGAGGAGCGCCAGGAGCAGCCCGGCCGCCCCTGGCGAGGGGCCGCCCGCGCTGCAGCCGCAGCCGGGGAAGGCGCCGCACTCGGTGCCGGGGTCGCCGCAATCGCTGTGGACGTCGTCCGGGGGTGGAGTCGCGACCTCCGGGCAGATGAGGGCGTGATCGCAGAGGTCGCCGGGCTGGCAGTCGGCGCAGTCGAGGCAGCCGGAGCTCGAGTCACAGAACTCTCCCGCGGCGCAGCCCAGGCGCTCGCAGGCGGGGTCGGCCTCGATCAGGAAGACCGCGCTCGCGACCGGCGAGACGCCGCCGCGCTCGTCGATGGCGGCGAAGCCCACCGAGACGAGATCCCAGGGCTGCAGGGGGGCGCCGCCGGTCAGCGATGACACCGTCACCGTGGTCGTCGGACCCGCCTGGAGGGGGAGGCGGAGGGGCCACTCGGTCGGGTCCAGGGAGCAGACCTGGGCCGGAGGGACGAGCCCGTCGTGATCCACGCGATGACAGACGGCGAGCTCCAGGCTGTTGCCCGGCACGACCGAGTCCTCGTCCACGGGGTCGGTCAGCTCGATCGTGACGTCGGTGGTGGTCGCCGGGAAGACCTCGTCCAGCGTCGGGCTGCGTACGGTCGGGGGACCGGGCAGGGAGCTGAGGGCGTCGAGCCAGAAGGTGCAAGAGGACCAGTCGCTGGTGGCATCCCCGTCCCGGGCCCGCACGCGCACCCGGTGCAGGCCGTTCTCCCGCAGCCACGCCGGGTCGATGGGGACGCGGGTGAAGGTGCCCGCGTCGAGCTGGGTCACCGAGGTCTGCCCCAGGAGCAGGCCGGTGGGGTGGGTGCGGAGCTCCAGCTCGATGATGATCGGGTGGCCGGTCTCGGTCTGGCTCAGCGAGACGTCGAGGTGGTCGGGCGTGCCCCGGTAGACGTGCTCGTCGCAGTCCGCGGCGAGGTCGAGGAGGACGACCTCGGTGGGAGGCTCCGGCGGTCGGATCTGGAAGTGGATGATGTTGCTGAAGGCGCTCTGGCCGCCACAGATGGGGCCGGTGAGGTTGGCGTAGGCCCGGGCGGCGTAGCTGCGCCCCCACTCCAGGGGTGGATCGACGATCCAGCTCGTGGTCGTTCCGGCGCTCTGCGGGAGGGCAGGCGAGGTCGCCGAGACGAGCGCGAAGGTGTCGTCGGTCGCCACCTCGAAGTAGAGGTCGGTGGCGCCGCCGTTGGGGTCGGTGGTGTTGTTGGCGACGAGCGTCGGCGTGGGGGTGTCGAGCACGGCGCCCTCGGCCGGCGTGACGAGCAGCGGGGCGAGGGGGGCGTCACAGACGCCGTTCACGAAGAAGCTCCAGTAGCCCGACCAGGGGGAAGCCCGGTCCTCGCCGCAGATCAGGTCGTGCATCCGCACGCGCCAGTAGACGAGGGTGTTCTCCGGGATGCCCGCGGTCACCCACGAGGTCTGCCCGCCGGCGCCGGCGGCGATCCGTCCGGAGCTCTGGTCGGGGGCGCTCGCCGGGGCGGGGCCCGGGTTCAGGTAGTAGTAGAGCTCGAACTCGTATTCAGGGGAGCTGCCGGGGCTGACACCCTGGTTCACGGTCAGGGTGGGCGCCACCGTCGTGACGATCGCCCCGTCGGGTGGGGCGACCTGCTGGGGGGTCGAGGGGACGATGGCGACCGGTCGGACCGTGAGGCCGAGGGAGAGGCCGGTGCAGGCGTTCTGATCGTCGCAGGCCTGGACGACGATCGTGTACTGGAGGACCGGCGAGCAGGTGCCCTGGCCGAGGACCCAGCTCCACTCCCCGGTGGCGGGCGCGTAGCTGCCATACCCGGTGAGGTTGCCGGCGGCGTCGAAGACCCCGACGGTGATGTTCACCGTGGCGCCCTCGGGATCGACGCTCGCGATCTGGAGGGTGAGGGTGTCGCCCTCGCTGGCGGTCCGCTGATCGCCGTCGAGGAGCTGGTTGCCCAGGGCGTCGGTGAGCGTCAGCAGCGGCGGCTGGTTCTGGGCCCGGGCCGCGCCGGGCAGGGCCAGCAGGAGCCCGAGGAAGAGGACCACCTCGCCCGGTGTCCGTCGCTTCTCCTTCCTCATGCTCGCCTCCCCGTTCCTCTGCCCCCCATCGTAGGCAGGTCGGCCCCGCCACGGCCACCGCCCCCCGGGTCGCCGAGCTGGTATCGTCGGGTGAGAGATGAAGGCCTGGCTCTCCAAGATCCTGGCGGGCGCCGCCGCGGAGGCCGGCGCCGAGGCCACCCGGCGCGGGCTGCAGAAGCTCGACGAGAGCCCGGAGGAGGCCCTGAAGCGGGAGCAGCGCGCGAAGCGACGGCGGGCCTGGCTCCTCCTCGGGGGCGGGGCCATCGGGCTGGTCCTGGTGATCGGCCTGATGAGCGCGGTGCTGGAGTGGATCCTCCTGGCGGGCTTCGCCGCCGCCGCCGGCTACGGGGGCTGGCTGCTGCTGCGGCCGAAGGTGCGGCAGCTCACGGCGGCCCGGAGCGAGCGGCGGGCGGCGCTCGCGGCGAAGGAGGCCGAGGCCGAGGCGGCGCGCGAGGCCGAGGCCGCCGTGCGCGAGGCCGCCGCCGCGCGGGAGGC encodes:
- a CDS encoding stage II sporulation protein M, producing MPAERLLLETPERVGLDLEIVGLGPRALAFMLDAFILFLWWIFAVFVLGLLTRGDAVGWYEGLSDLIRTLLFVAIFAVNWGYGLIFEWAWNGQTPGKRVVGLRVVRRDGRPYDLVTSAVRNLSRLVDGFPLNTYAIGLTTVAVTTEHRRLGDLLAGTVLVRDAPPDLSVYGSGGGVETEGLERIAPLEAQVYETVADYLDRREHLDPAVREKVARATLEIVLSGSRDPAGERSAAGEGGAAIDAYLRRRMEASRATRRGAGVGAAALLHFVARRREDWEHLADALDRLVLGRASLADLEDLDNLYRQSSRDLAWVQTRYPGSTASRYLQGLCARAYREVYRGTGDRREAFRAFWRRDFPLAVWDSLPQVQLATFLLALGALTGALLVHLDPAVADDVLGPALMETVRSGRVWTDDLLSVAPPSLVSARIFTNNLSVTIAAFAGGLTFGVWTIVLLILNGALLGVAFAATAMHGVSGNLLDFIAAHGPVELSVIVLASAAGLKLAVALLLPGELPRGDALKTHGRTAVRIVLGGAPLLVGVGLIEGFVSPGSFFPTWLKATLGLGLGVMVWVYLLRFGRRAWLERAAGAARAPEVW
- a CDS encoding aminotransferase class IV — its product is MTTIVSIDGKLVPPEGATISVFDRGFLYGDSVYEVVRTYQGRPFELGAHLDRLAHSAARIGLRLPWSREQLTRAVNDILEASGHGAQERESYLRIVVTRGSGEIGLDPSLAVEPRTILIARVLEQPAVEAYREGVTVALVGGREGLRRHVDPSAKTGNYLPNVLAVAEARERHAYEAVMVDERDRLTEGSSSNVFLVQFGIVRTPPLAVGILEGVTRRTVIEVCREAKIPVEEARLTTADLHSADEAFLTSSIREIVPITRVEDQPVGTGKVGDVTRAVQAAFRGRTGPPFGEPRF
- a CDS encoding DNA-3-methyladenine glycosylase I; its protein translation is MAVELVKGEDGVSRCWWATSTPAYAAYHDQEWGRPTADDRWLFEKICLEGFQAGLSWLTILNKRERFREVFADFEIDRVARFDRRSVERLMKDVGIVRNRKKIESTIHNAKRARELRAELGSLAAFVWQFEAPPRKRVELVSQSAESVALSKALKKRGWSFVGPTTLYAFLQAAGVVNDHLPGCAARQGCLDERARFEPPRPR